One genomic window of Medicago truncatula cultivar Jemalong A17 chromosome 1, MtrunA17r5.0-ANR, whole genome shotgun sequence includes the following:
- the LOC25483937 gene encoding ras-related protein RABC2a, which translates to MSSSSGQNSSYDISFKILLIGDSAVGKSSLLVSFISGSVEDPAPTIGVDFKIKLLTVGGKRLKLTIWDTAGQERFRTLTSSYYRGAQGIILVYDVTRRETFTNLSEVWSKEVELYSTNQDCMKMLVGNKVDRESERTVSTEEGLALAKEFGCSFFECSAKTRENVDKCFEELALKIMEVPSLLEEGSTSVKRNILKQKHEPQASQDGGCCL; encoded by the exons ATGAGTTCTTCTTCTGGTCAAAATAGCAGCTATGATATCTCTTTCAAGATCTTGTTGATTGGTGATTCAGCTGTGGGAAAAAGTAGCTTACTTGTTAGCTTCATCTCTGGCTCTGTTGAAGATCCAGCCCCCACAATTG GTGTTGATTTTAAGATCAAGCTTCTCACAGTAGGTGGCAAGAGATTGAAACTAACTATTTGGGATACCG CTGGGCAGGAAAGGTTCAGAACGCTAACAAGTTCTTACTATAGAGGCGCGCAAGGAATCATTCTCG ttTATGATGTAACAAGAAGAGAAACCTTTACAAACTTATCAGAGGTGTGGTCCAAAGAAGTGGAACTCTATTCAACTAATCAGGATTGCATGAAGATGCTAGTTGGAAATAAAGTTGATAGA GAATCAGAAAGGACTGTGAGCACAGAAGAGGGTCTAGCACTTGCAAAAGAGTTTGGATGTTCGTTTTTTGAATGCAGTGCCAAAACTCGAGAAAATGTAGACAAGTGCTTTGAGGAACTTGCCCTAAAG ATAATGGAAGTTCCTAGTCTTTTGGAAGAAGGATCAACATCAGTGAAAAGGAATATTTTAAAGCAAAAACATGAACCACAAGCATCCCAAGATGGTGGTTGCTGCTTGTAA
- the LOC112418597 gene encoding uncharacterized protein, with the protein MDIEFPRGHIGVKSFDIDLVDEQGNSIPLYETYIHHWFALKYDESDDKNMSHDPNDNTKPFGGPIIKRNQGTCNDLILPLYWGLGGESRGTISKLPDPFAVEVGNPANITKDWKEKWLFYVMFIDTRGTKNRKSCSECRCDQFNLPKNFYNKTHDIHDKPLSHDYKGGIFCCHNKFQCKLRKGLPAPRRKLAIRYKITWVDWNEHQIPVRFYVMDSTDRAKTNGSKTIHDCLTEYIIPGNNSSDPIHVQKASFPMEKGGYLIYGTAHMHTGAINATLYGQDGRTLYTSKTKYGTGKKAGNEKGYLVGMSVSYPKLGSIKIKDGEIVSMESIYKNEFRTGAMGHMYFYLADRLPHGKYSLYSYDL; encoded by the exons ATGGATATTGAATTTCCAAGAGGTCATATTGGAGTCAAGAGCTTTGATATTGATCTAGTTGATGAACAAGGGAATTCTATACCATTGTATGAAACATACATCCACCATTGGTTTGCtttaaaatatgatgaaagtGATGATAAGAATATGTCACACGACCCCAATGATAATACAAAACCGTTTGGGGGTCCcataataaaaagaaatcaaGGAACGTGCAACGATTTAATTCTTCCACTTTATTGGGGGTTGGGAGGTGAATCACGAGGAACAATTTCAAAGCTTCCAGATCCTTTTGCGGTTGAAGTAGGTAACCCTGCAAATATTACAAAAGACTGGAAAGAGAAGTGGCTCTTTTATGTCATGTTCATTGATACACGAGGCACAAAAAATAGGAAAAGTTGCAGTGAATGTAGGTGTGACCAATTTAATCTCCCAAagaatttttataataagacaCATGATATCCATGATAAACCATTGTCCCATGACTATAAAGGAGGAATCTTTTGTTGCCACAATAAATTTCAGTGCAAGTTGAGAAAGGGACTCCCAGCACCACGTAGAAAGCTTGCTATAAGATACAAAATAACGTGGGTTGATTGGAACGAACATCAAATCCCTGTTAGATTTTATGTGATGGATTCCACTGATCGTGCCAAAACAAATGGTTCTAAAACAATACATGATTGTCTG ACAGAGTATATTATTCCTGGAAACAATAGTAGTGACCCTATCCATGTTCAGAAAGCAAGTTTCCCTATGGAAAAAGGTGGTTATCTTATCTACGGAACTGCTCATATGCATACAGGTGCTATTAATGCAACATTATATGGACAG GATGGAAGGACATTGTAcacatcaaaaacaaaatacggAACGGGAAAGAAGGCAGGAAATGAAAAAGGTTACCTTGTTGGAATGTCTGTATCTTATCCAAAACTAGGTTCAATCAAGATTAAGGATGGTGAAATCGTATCTATGGAATccatatataaaaatgaatttcgCACTGGAGCTATGGGACATATGTACTTCTATTTGGCTGATCGACTACCACACGGAAAATATTCATTATATTCCTATGATTTGTAA